In Columba livia isolate bColLiv1 breed racing homer chromosome 16, bColLiv1.pat.W.v2, whole genome shotgun sequence, the DNA window GTGGGACAGGCAGCCCCTCTTCTGCCCCAGTCTCTGGTGCTGCAGGTGAATGCGGTGTCACCcggctcctgctccctgccacaGATGCCACCGAGCGCTCCTGCCCCTCCGCGTGCCTGGGAACACCTCCCCTGCACACCGAGCTGTCACCAGGACCCTGGGAAAAGCTGTCAGCATTTTGTCACCGAGCTTTCCGCACCTTCCCGTGACACCCGCGCAGGGGCTGGTGCTCAGCGTGGGGATGGGGAGGTCTGACTGCAGCCCTGCTCAGCGTGGGACGGTCCCCAAGGTGCCTTCTggggaaacagcagcaaatCCCATTTTTGGGGTTGGGATGAAGATGCTCTCTCAAGCCCCCACCCTGGTTTGGTCTGCACAGCCCCCACAAAGCAGGACCCTGTCTGCCCAAAAACCCCCGGCTTGGGTTAGTAACGCGGCTTACGCGGCACAGCCCTCATCCCCGTTCCCCGGCATTAGTGTCACAACCAAAACACAGCCGTTAGAATTGTCTCCTCACATATCCCAGCGCAGCTTCCTCTGGTCACCAGGTGGGAGGGATGTTCAAGGGAGACAAGACAGGAAACACGAGAGTTTAAGGGGAGGGGGACAAACACCAcatgaaacaaaggaaaaagcaccATCATTAGTCAAAGTGTGGGGGGAAAAGCCCTAATTGATCTACGGCTCTTGGAGCTGCCCGGTGCCTGGGCCGTACCAACCCCAGGGCTCCTCCCGTGGTGATCAAGTCACACCACAGCTGCTCTTCATGCCACCAAGCTCCATCTGCTCTCACCGGCCTGGAGTCATAGCAAAGGACACtgtcccatctctgtcccaGGTGGTACCACACCCCAACATTTGCTGCAGCTGGAAATGCCCAGCCCTtgcccagggctctgctgcaaTCCCAGAACAATCCCAGGCGCTCAAGGCCAGGCTTGCAAATACTTCATCCACCCTGCAGGGCTGCCCATCTCCTGGCACACTGGAGAGAGCATCTGCACAAGCCTTGGGGTCCCTGGAAAGCCGAAAACaccaggaacagcagcagaaacccAGCTCTGAACCAAACATCACAACTTCCCGGGAAGACCTTCCTTCCCCTGAGCTCACCTGAACCCGCCCTGGGATCACCAGCCCTTGGAGAGgcagagagaagagtttggccTCTCTGGCAGCTGCCCCGATGTCACCTGCGGTGAAACCATGGCCCTTCGCTGCcaggagggacagagggagcaggtcatTGTCACCAACCCTGAGAGCAATGCTGCCTGTCCCTCCCCCTGCCAGGTAGGACCATGGTGCAAAATTCAGACAAGCAGCCACGAGAACGTAAAGAAAAACGTTTCGCTTTGGAAACTTATTTCCCCCACCCCAGAACAAaagctttaaaggaaaaaaaaaaagaaagtagaagaaagaaagaaaaagagagagaaaggggtGAGCATCTCTCAGGAAGGCTTCAGGGAACATCCTCAGCTCTTTGTTGAGCATGCTATCAAGCGGGAAGCAGACAAGAGACATCCAGCTACAAAGGAGCAAATGCAGTCAAGGCATTTCAAACACGTACAGCAGCTGGCTTTCATGGCTGACATTTCAAACAAGGGCTATTAAACTGCGCCACAGGTTGATATTTAAAGACACAATTGGCAAAGGGCATGGCAAGCTGATCGAGACCTTGGGGGTGGGGAATATTGATTGGCGAGGGGAATTGAGCTGAAAAGAGCACAGGCTCCAAGAGCTGGGCTTGTTGCTGAAATAGCGTGGCAAAAGGGATGGAAAACAGGATGGAAAATGGGCTTggtccagctcctgctgctgggctggaggagaAAAACTCACCTGGGCATGGATGGGAAGAGAGTGCCGGTGCACAACTGTATCTCCAGCACACACACCGCAAACCTGGGGGGAGCTGGACAAAAACCACCCCGAGTGCAGGATGCTGAGGTCTGACCTGCGCTCCGAGGGAATGCAGGAGAAGGCAGCCAGCAGTTACAGGACGAAAACAAGGCTTGCAAGTCCAGAAACTAGCACCACTTTCTCTAAACTCCTCCAAATTCACCCATTTGATGAACTGAGAGTCGGGGAGCACCAGCACCAGTGAAGCAGCTCGGACTGGGGCCAGATCTCAGCACCCAGCTCTGATTCTACCAGCTACAAAGGCCTCGCTGCATTCCCACAGCCACCAAAAGGCAGCGACATCAGAACAACAACAGTGACATTTAGATGAAGCCGCTCAAGCCAGGAGGGTGGGGAACTGGTTTAGGTGAAAAGCCCTGTTTTCCAAGAGCATTGTGCTTGAATCACGTCTCTCCATCCACCTCGCTCTCTTGCGAGCGCAGAGCTGCAAAGGAGCCGATGGGAACCgcagcagcaggaaaagcacAGGGACTCCAAGAGcctaaacagatttttttgcaGGAAATTTTTTCCAGGCTTTCTGGCAAAGGCATAAATGGAAACCACAAGCCTTAAACAGAACCTAAAAATGTCTGTGGTTGTGGCTATCAGCGAGATGTTTCTGGAGGTCAGAGGTACCTTTCCAAACCTGCTAGCGTTATACTTTCTTGACATATTATTAAACACTTGATTTTTAAGGTGCACAAAAAGATCACCTGTACCAAGTGCCACTTCAATTAAAGAGGAGAATCCctggagagaaaggaaattttatatgtgtatatatacacacatatatgtggGCATATATCCATATGTACATGCACACATCAGTCTACTTTCTAGTGTTACTCCTGCAATTTTTTACAGCAACAGACTTCTCTCCAGGTTAAAGAGCACCTTTCCACATGGTCCTCCAGACACACGGGGAAGCTGACGCTGTGTGCAGGGAAATGTCAGGCCCCATGGTGATACACAagcaagcagaaataaaataaatcactcaGTTGCCTAGTCTAGGAAACAAATAGCTtaaacagaaatacataaaGCAGAGTCTTTTCCTGTTCATCTGAGGTACTTGAAAAGCTTTTTGTACGCCAAACGTAACATTACTTGAGTTAAGTGTCTCCATTTGATGACAGAAGTCTCAATGGAAACCCATCTGCGGTTCTGCATCCCCTTTGCTTCCTAGAAAAACATCTGGAAACTTCTCTGCCTGCTTAACGGGAGCAAGAGAGCTAAAGTCACATCTGGATCCACGTGCTGAGGAGGTGAAGTAAATCAATATATACCCTACAGCATCCATGTGCAGGTACTGAGAAATCAGAAATCCTACTAGAATGGGGCATAAGTATTTTCTTACTGTAGGAATGGGGGTACCTTTTGCCATTTCTGAGCTGCTTTGCTTAATCTAATAATTGGTGTTTAATGATGTTTCATCATCAGGGATGGAGAGTGGCTCTGAACAACCATTTGTCTTACAAGGGCcagagcacaagtgtgatgggagcggctgagggacctggggggttcatctggagaacaggagctgaggggagaccttctgatctctgaactgcctgaaaggagcttggaggcaggggggttgggctctgctccccaggaacaagggacaggatgagaggaaacggcctcaagttgcgccatgggaggttgaggttggatctgggcaataatttcttcctggaaagggctgtggggcattggaacaggctgcccagggcagtggtggagtcaccatccctgaagggatTGAACAGATGAgattctcagggacatgggtcagtgccagggttgggtgaATGGTTGTAACTTGATCATCTTGAGGGTCCATtgcaaccaaaacgattctgtgattctatggagGGAAATTCGAGAGAATCCCAGGACACAAACCTCCCCTCTTGCGGAGATCAGGGGGCCCCGGCGAACAaacctgtccctgccccagctccagGGCTCTGTGCTCAAGCTGGTGGCACCCTCAAGGGTgacatccctgtccccacagctcccAAAGCCAGGACAAGGTGGCCTTTCACCAGCTTTGGAACATGACGTGGCCGAGCGTTATGTGAGCCGTGGGTCTGGCCTGCGGGTCAGGGTGAGGCCAAGCAGTGCCTGGCATTGGAAATGCCTCGGGCTGCACAGACAGGACAGGGTTAGGGGCTCTTACCTGACACTGAGTTCACgctgcagcagcaacacaaAGACACAATGCAACCGGTATTAAGCATTGTCAACACCAGGGTCGTTTCaagataaaagaaaaggaaaaataggaaTATTTTCCCTGCATTCACACGTAGcctcttccccttttttccctccccaggtAACGAAAGCCCCCCTCCAGCCAGCCCCTCGTCGGGCTCACACAGCGCTCTGGGGAGGAGCTGCCGTGTTTGCTCGTGTCCAGCCAGGAGCTTTCCCGGCCAGACTCTCTCCAGGGCCTGGGAGAAACAGCCATTTCCCCCTCCTGGCCTGTGCCCATGGCTGTGTGCTCTCCTCAGCCCAGTGCCAGTGCTGATACCAGGGCTCTGATCCTCACTCCTGGTTTAGAACCAGCTTCCTGATCTGCCAGAGCTCAGTGCCGTCAATCTGGGCAGTCAGAAAGCCCTGACTGTGCAGAGCGGGGAACTTCCAGACTTCTATCACGCCTTTGCATCAGAGCAGTTGTTCCGGAGCGGGCACAAGAGGCACGATGCTACCGTGTGACAGCTCCATCCCAGGGCCAAGCAGCTCCTGCCGGCCGGGAGCTCAGAAAAGCCCATGGGAACTGAGCCCTTGGCTTTCAAGCACATCCATCTCCAGGTCATGCTCCTTCTACCTCCCAGGACATTGCTCTGAGCATCTCCACAACTTATCACAGCTACAAATGGGCAGGAGGAGACTGTGCTGCTCAGGGAACAGTGACACACAACAGTGTCACTCAGTTGAAGGGTCCTAGGCTCAAACCACCGCTCAGGGCTGGCCCAGGACACACAAAGACAACTTGTTAAAACCAGTGATGGGGAAGCGATGGAGCCTGTGCCTGGAGTGGGGCATCAAACGAGACAAGACTTCGGGTTTTGAAATCCACGGGCTGCACCCAACACAGAAAAGTGGGCTCTTGGCCGGAAAGACTGTGCAGCAGCGCCTGCACAGGGGTGAGGAGGAGAAACCAGAGAGATGAAATACTGCAGGGTTTGTGGCGATGCTGGCCCCGGGAGGGCACGTCACTCAGATCACTGGAGGACGGCTGGTTTATGCCCAGATGAGTTGCTCTCCCAGGGagggaaagcagctgctgctggaccaCAGCTTGCAGAGGAGCCTCGTACTACCCAGGCACAGGAAAAGAGCAGCAGCTATCACCAAAACagagggagcagggctgggaggagcCCATGGggacagccccacagagcctgGAGCACAGAGGGACATGAGGCCACTGCCACCCTGGCACCCAGAGCTCGGCTGCCTGCGACACCACTgctgcaccagcacagctgtCCCCACAGTGACACGCGCGGGGCCCGCAGCTCCCACCTCTTCCAGCTGGCTGTGGACATGCTGCACGATCAGGTCGATAGCCACCGTGTTCCCGCTCCCTGGAGTGAACCgaaagcaaaagagagagacagCCCAGTCAGAACCACAGTGCCAGCAGAGCCTGAAACACAtttcttagaatcacagaatagtttaggtcagaagggaccttcaaaggtccatctagtccaaccttcTTGCCCAAGCTTGCCACTATGTTCAAAAATCCCTTCCCTAGCAAAGCATCATCTAGCAGGAGACATTCCTGCTACTGTTCAATTCTTACTTAGTAATCTATTATTGCATATCTACAGGTCACTTCTGGCTTTTAAATCACTAAACTGCAGGAGCTGGTAGGGGAGGAGATGGGCTGAGGGAAAAGCTCAGAATTTCCCTGAGGAATCTGCTTTTGGCCAGTGTTTGGGGATGCTCAACTGCAGTGACCTTTGCTTTGGCATGGGACAGCCACTTTTCTGTCCTCGCCAGCCGGAGGGCGGTGGGACcggccagcagagctggggacagagggacagggtCTCTCAGGTCCTGCTCAGGACCTCGGGCAGGTCGGGGACGCTCTGGGCAGGTACCTCGGGGCACAACGATGTCAGCCAGCCGCATGGTGGGTTGGATGTACTGGTCGAAGGCGGGCTTGACGAACTTGTTATACTGCTTGATGACACCCTCAATGTCACGGCCACGCTCGCTGATGTCCCTGCGCAGGCGACGCACCAAGCGGATGTCCGAGTCTGTGTCCACAAATATCTTCAGATCAAGAAGCTagaaggagaggggaaggaacaAACCTCACCAGGTTGGAAGTGTCCCTCAAACTGACCTCCTCCACCAACCCCAGCCAGAAGGCTGAGCCCTGTGCACAGCATAGCACTGGTTTAACAGAGCTCGGCTTGGCTCTGGCCTGGAGGGAGCTTTGCCCCTGCAATCTCTGAACGTGAACCTGCCAGCCAGCACAGATGCTATAGTGAGCCCCTCGCTGCCACCTGCCCCTTAGTAGGAGGGTCCCCATAGACCTCCATAGAGTATGGAGGTCCCCATAGACCTCCAGACACTGTCTCCACTTCCAAGCAGCACCAATATTTTGactggatcacagaatcacagaatactgggttggaagggaccgcAAGGATCAGCTGGCCCAACCTTTCTTGTTAAAAGCCTGGTCTAGccaagctggcccagcacctTGTCCTGAATCTgaaaagtgtccaatgttggggaatccactAGTTCCCTGAGGAAATTATTCCAGCGGCTGATTGTTTTCACTgggaaaaatttccctcttgtgtcaaTTAAAACCTCCCCAGGAGCAacttgtccccattgccccttgtcttttCCATGGGACTCCTTGCAAAAAGGGCATCTCCATCTATTCTTTAGTCACCCTGTAAATACTGAACACGGTTCTGAGCTCTTCACACAGcctcttttctcaaggctgaacaagccccgttctctcagcctttcctcatgtgGCAACTTCCCAGTCCTTGGATAATCTTTGTGGCCCCTCTCTGgcccctcccagccccatccACATCTGGTTATTCAAGAGAGAGGAGGAGCCCAGAGAAGTTAACGTCTGTGACACAGACCAGAGCACTGTCGGGTTAACGCTGGAGGGGATCCAGgcacagcagctcagtgcaCGACATGGCCtgtgggtgacagtgacacaggGATGTCAGAGGAAACTCTTAAGGATTTATCTGGCTGCCCACTGGAGGTCATCATTGCTCCAGGAAAGTGCATCCAAAATGCCTGCTTAGCAGGGAAGGAAACTTTCTAGACCAAGCTTGGCTAAGTCTATGCATGGCTCAGTCCCTCCTATAGCATTTCTCATGTATCCAAATAATTCCCAAGAAAGCCTGAAGTGCTGCATGAGTCCAGCCCAGGAACCCCAGGCTTTGTGCAGCAGAGGGACAACAGACTGTGCTTCGGGCTATGCACACTGCAGCATGCAGGGGGGGCTATTTCTAGATAGATTTATAcaccagcactgccagggacCAGGTCACCACTCCGCTCTGGGAACAAATGGCTGCGTGAAAGGTTGAACCAGACGTTGTTCCCATGGAGAGCTGGTTTGTAGATGCTGAAGCAACATGGGAGGACAGGGTCCCGTCCAGTGGTGCACAGGAGCCCCAGGGCACCCGGGACTCTTTGCTCACCACGTGCTGTGACTGAGGCTGTAGAAGGGGGAGCTGGAGCCCTTGTCCCTGACAGGTTTTCCCAGAACCGACCCCAAACCCTTCCTAACCTTCAGGAGCTCCTTGTCTGCGAATGCCATGATGCCTTCAAAGATAATCACGTTGGCGCCATAGAGGGTTTTCTGTGGAGTCAGAATCGATGTGGTTAGCACAGAATTTGTGTTCAgagctgccccatccctgggtaTCTCTCTGGGTTGTCAGTGACTGCGTCAGCAGTGCTGCTCACCTGAAAAATGCACCCTGAGCCAGACACAGACCAAAGGGCGACTGCCCGAGTCTGCCTGCAaatggcaggggctggggggtcccAAACAGCTCCCCCTCTCCTGCCTTGGCAGTCCCCCACCTTGTCCCTCTGTGTCCCATACCCATTCCTTCTTCCGGCTGTGGGTGGTAAAGTCATAGATGGGGATCTTCACACTCTTGCCTTGCTTCAGCTTCTTCAGGGTGGCGATGATGAGGTCAAAGTCGAAGGCGTCGGGGTGGTCAAAGTTGAAGTCGTTGCTggctgcctgctcctgctgttGCTTGGTCAACACCTGCCGCAAACAAGGGGTTAGTCCTTCCCACCCCACCGCTGTGCCCAAAAAGCTATCCTCCTGCCACAAGAGCCACCAGAAGGGTTCAGGGCAGCCAGGAGGTTGTCACTTCATCAACATCGCGTTTCCCCATCGTGGGGTTACGCCAAGGGCCATGGCAGCCCAAGGAGCCAGGACGATGCATGTCCTCACCTTGTAGAAGGAGTCCATGGACAGCAGAACCACCCAAGGGACATCAAGAGCCTCAATGATCATGGTGGCCACCGTGGTCTTCCCAGAGGCGCTGCCTCCTCCTAGGCCTGCCAGGGAAAAGGGGATGAAGCCACCAACCCCAGGATCTGTCTGTCCAGCCACAAGCTGGAGCCCAGGTCCCGCCCTATTTCACTAAGTTGGAGGAACCTCCACTGAGGGAGATTAATAGGCTCTACAAGAGAGATATTATCCTTGAAAATGTCAAACGCTGTGTACAACAACCGCCAGCAACGTGTACAGCAAAAGCTGGGAAACCCTTCATTAGATGGTTGTGTAACAAGGGGAGAGCTGGCATGAGAACCAGCCTAGACTAAATCCCTGGGAACTCGTGACAACTCAGGCAATGAGTACAAGAGCTGAGAGAACAACAAGCAGAGATTGTGTCTGGCAGTGCCTGCTATAATCCACCACCCCATCTGCAAACCCTCAGCTTCTGCCTGGTCCTACGGCTCACCCACTCAACACTGGACTAACCACAGGGACCCTCCCTGGTCCTGTCTGAGCTGAGCAGCTCACAGCCACAGCCCAGAGACAAGCTCAAGTTTCCAAGAAGGTTGTGGGGCAGGAATCCCCCCAAGATCTCCTGGGAAGCCCCCACACAGGCAGCACCAATGCTGCCCAAGCCACCCATCACCGCTGAAGTGCAGAGGTGAGACAGAGCCTGGACACACGCTGCCATCCCCTACCTATCACGAAGGCCTCTTTGGACTGCGTCCCGTGCTCATTGTACCAGGGTGGCCGTCCAGCCGTGTAGATGGTCCTCTTGCTGGTCCGCAGCAGGGGAGGCTCTGACTTGCACTGGCTCGTGGTCCGCTTCCGGGGGGGCTTGCTGGAGCCCACCGCAGGGTACAGCCGGTCCAAGGACTCGGCGCTGCTGTTGCTGAGgatggagagaggaaggagctgGGTTACGGGTGGTGGGGAGCCCttccccagtgttcccagagTGCGGGAGTGGGGTCTCAGGGGGGTCCCAGGCTGTAGGGGTAAGGcaaccacagcccagctgcagcaccaCCAGCTTGACCATCCTCATCCCTGCATGCACAACCCCTTTCCTCTGCCCACCCTGAGCACTCCACTCCCTCCCAAACCCCTAGATCTCCCACCCCTGAGGGCTGAAACCCCCAGTGAAAAGCCTTTGAGCTGGCCAGAGCCCTTCACATTGGCTTCAGCGTGCAGGCTGAGCGAGCACCGAGCACAGCAAAACCCAGGAGCTGCTAAATTCTCTCTCTTATCTCCTCTCCCaccacagccctggggagggagaggagaaaaaaaccacgCTCCGGAGCCCTTTTGAGCTtggcagcaggagagcagcgGCTGGGAGGCGATAAGTGGCCTCTGGCCAGGAGATAAGCTGCAGCCGAGCCGCCGGCACGGGGACCGGGGATTATTTATACCAGCTCCCGCTCCTCCCTGTGCTGGAGGGACGTGAGAAGGGCTCTCCTCACGCTGCCTCCTCAGCCGTCACCGGGCTGGAAACGAAACCTCTGCAAGCCCAGAGAGCCCCGGGCACCAAAGTCCCCAAACCCGACACCGTCCGGTACAGCCCAGCTGGGCTGGTCAGGCTTTGCTGCCTCTCGgttgtttttcttgctcttgaaagggCTTAAACTGCAGGGCTTTACAGACTTTGGGTTGATTTTAAGCTGTTTTGGTACGAAGATTaattcccttcccctcccccagcCCTTTTTAGAACCATTTTAGATAAAACTCAGAATTTGAGACCAGCCATATGTATGTAAAGCCACCTGGTAACCCCCCCCGAGCACGGCAGGATCCCCAGCACCCCATCCCTGCGGAGCGGGAGGCAGCGATGCACCTGCCTTTGCCGATCCCCTCCCAGCAAAACGCAggtgcagctcctgcccctgcactgGGACATCTCACACCAACACCAGCCCTACGAACCCCCAGACCCGCCACCAGAGCCTGGAGCCACCAAAACCCATCCCAAAGCACAAGCCCATGGGCCAGCACCGGGCAACGCCAGCCTGTGGCCCGCCAAGGGCCACAAACACCCTAagaattgattttaaaaagctaagttGGGAGGTGAGACCCATCAGGAAAGAAGCAAACCCAGACGGGGTATTTCGGGTTCCTCTCCCACcagtgatgctgcagcagcaatTACCCCCCCGCACGCTATTCCCAGAGCGGGGCTGACATCAGCCGACCACCACGGTGTATAAACAAAGTCATTTTGGCTTGATAAAAGCAAGAGATGACAAAGACACGGTTGtttaccagaaaacaaaacGGCTCCTTTCATCTGTGTCCCAGCCGCTCTCCTGGGGCCGCGGTTACCCGCCAGCCGCGCCGCCAGCGCCGttccccagggatgctcagcccgTTTTCCACCGGGGATACGCGCTGGTGTGACAGGCGAGCAGTTCCGGATGCTCTGCCCTGCGGTGTTGCACacaccccagctctcctgcGCCAGCCTCAGCCCAAGATCCGCACGCTGCGATGCTGAACGAGGCCACAATTCCCAAAGTGACTCCAAGTTCggcaaaattctgttttctggagctggagaggagCCTGAGCGAGAGGCTGATGTCTGCAAGGTGTCCTACCTTTGTGCAGCATCAATACAACCCAGCTCCTGCAGGGACGAGATTTGGACCCCGACATCTCCGGCTGAGCCCAGAATTACAGGCTGTGCCCACAGGTGACatcccgtgtccccgtgtcacctcTCTGCACCCTGGGGTACACCGAGGTGCTGGCACAGAGGgacccagccagcagctccacattgaggagctgtggggacagggacaggacgGAGTCACCCCCCGTCCAGCACCCTTGGGGCTGGTCTTGGATGCAGCATGTTAATCCTGCTCCAAGAGctgccctgctttgcctcttCTCAGACAAATACTTCTAGACTTTCACCAAAATCCTGGTTCTATAGACATCTATCTGCACCATCTGGATGGACACAAGAGGTGGATATTCTAAACCTATTAAACCAGCGTTTCCCGTGATTTATCTCTGATAAGCACGGCCGCGGGGAGGGCTCTGGGGCTGCCCCAGCGTCCTGCAAAGGTCAGACGTTTTCTCCTAATGTTACACTTCAAGTTTTGGAGATGTTTTCCGTGGCTGCCTTTGCCAAGAAGGGACTTTCCTCCCAGCCACCTGGCAGCCATCTCCTTCTGCCACTTCTTCCTGCcactttttaaaaacctccCTGCAGCAGCGACAAAGCCCATGCAATGCCCCTACCTGCCAGGTAAAGCACCCGGAGGAAGGGAATTCTCTATTTATAGCTGAAGTTAATGCCACTGCTGTGACAAAAGGATGGTCCTTGTCCCACGCAGGCCCTCCACAGCAGAGTGTACCCTGAGATTTCAGCAGCGCGATGCCACAAGGCAAATGTGAAGGGAAACATCACCCTGGACTTCGGAACCCCCCTCATGCCAAAATTTCCTGGAGcactcagctgccaccagctCTCTGCAGACTGTCCCCAGCTTTTGGGGACACTTTGCCTTCCCTGTAGCTTACGCTGGAGTCTGCCAGGAGGAACCCTGACCCCACGGGGACGCCCAGTGGTGGGGTCTGCTCCCCAAAATGTCCCAACAGCCCCCACATCcagcaagaaaaacagcaaagcctCAAACCTGAACTTGCAAGCACATGAGAGCTCATCCTTGGCACCCTGTAAATAACACAACTAAGGGCTCAGCCCTGAAAATCCACCCACCGAGTCCCAAAAATCCACCCGCTGAGCCCCAACAGGCACCCGCACggctccatccctgtcccccGGGACACTGAtccttcctccagctgctgccggTGCTTTTGCAGCCTCAGCCGGGCACTGGGAACACGGTGAGTTTGCTCCAGCAAGTGGGGACTGAAAGCAAACAGGTGACgaaaaagtaaaaaacccaCCCAGAAACCACAGCAGAGGAACTCACCCACCATCCGGCCCCAGGGCCCAGCAGCCTGATATGCGGACGCTGGAGAAGGCTGGGGGGCTGCTCATCTCCCCCCTGACGCTGGGCAGAGGGTGTCACCCTGTCCCCTGGCACTACCGTGGTGAGAGGGGGGCAGTGCCAGCGGGGGTCTCCGGGCAAACCCTGCTGCTCTGAGCCATGCACAGGAGTGTCCCCCCAGCACGGGGACCACAGGGATGGGGTGACGGGGACCCCCAAGCAGACACGGGGGGCTCGGGAAGGGAGGATGGAGGAGGGCGAGGAGAGTGCTGGCGGGGGAGCGTCTTTTGCTGGGAGCTGCGGAGCGGTCAGCTCGCATAAGAGGATAACTTAACCTCGAGATTACGTTCATTACCTGATATTAATAGCACTGGCTTGATTAAAGAAAAAGCGGGGGGGTTGGGGGAGGTGAAGTGACACCTCCCTTCACCGCCCCCCTGCACAGGCAATAAACACCGCCCCCCCCCACACCTCTGCTCCCCGGAACAGGGCTCGCTCGGCTGCCCGGGACATGGGGGCTCACCGGGACATGGAGGCTCACCGGGGATCACCGGGACAGCAAGTCTCCCACCACCCGGTAAGCGCGCGGCCGCGAGTACTGGCAGCTCCGGGTGCCAGCGGGGAGCGGGCCGGGGCGGGATGGAGGGGTCTGCAGTGGATGGAGCTGGCtggggccgggggctgctgGCTGTGCCGGGGCTGTCGATGCAGGACGTGTCCCCATCCTGGAGCCGCCGGGGACGGGGGTCCAGCTGGGAGCCCCCTGGCGCTCAGCTTCCCTGGGTCGAGCTGGCCCTTGCCGTCCCCTCGGCCTGGAGTAAACAAGTGGGTGAAACTCAACACCCCGGGGCTGTGGGCGGCTAAGAATAACGTCCCGCTGGCTGCTCGGCCCTGCGATCTGCCTGCTCAGCCCCCCCGCCAGCTGCCCCCCCGGCCATTCCAGCTCTTCTCCCAGAGCCAGCATCCCCGGGGGGGCGGGAGCCGGGGCACCCAGCACCGagccacccctggggacacgggcagCAGCTGAAGGGCAGCATGCCCAGTAAGGGGGGACAGCCGGGCACTGCagtgggggggtcccagcactggctgctgaGAACAGGTGGGTGGCGGAGGTGACACCCAAAGGACAGGCAGGCAGCAACAGGATCTGCCAGGGATGTGGCTCATTGTGACAAGGTCCTGCCATCACCAAATGAGCGCCTAGCCCCCAGCACAGTGAGATGAGAACTCGGCTTCAGTGCACCCATCTCCGTGGGTGGGGGACAGGGAGGATGCTCCCCCTGCACTCAGCACCAAGCAACATCTGGATATGGGGCTAGAGATGTGGAGAAGGgcccttcctccccctccccaaagcACCAGGGCTGTTC includes these proteins:
- the UCKL1 gene encoding uridine-cytidine kinase-like 1 isoform X2, translating into MSSPPAFSSVRISGCWALGPDGGNSSAESLDRLYPAVGSSKPPRKRTTSQCKSEPPLLRTSKRTIYTAGRPPWYNEHGTQSKEAFVIGLGGGSASGKTTVATMIIEALDVPWVVLLSMDSFYKVLTKQQQEQAASNDFNFDHPDAFDFDLIIATLKKLKQGKSVKIPIYDFTTHSRKKEWKTLYGANVIIFEGIMAFADKELLKLLDLKIFVDTDSDIRLVRRLRRDISERGRDIEGVIKQYNKFVKPAFDQYIQPTMRLADIVVPRGSGNTVAIDLIVQHVHSQLEERELSVRAALASAHQCHPLPQTLSVLKSTPQVRGMHTIIRNKETSRDEFIFYSKRLMRLLIEHALSLLPFQSCTVQTPQGQDYEGRTYSGKQITGVSILRAGETMEPALRAVCKDVRIGTILIQTNCNTGEPELHYLRLPKDISEDHVILMDCTVSTGAAAMMAVRVLLDHDVPEDKIFLLSLLMAEMGVHSVAYAFPRVKIITTAVDKKVNDLFRIIPGIGNFGDRYFGTDAPPDWSDDEDALST